From a single Lolium rigidum isolate FL_2022 chromosome 7, APGP_CSIRO_Lrig_0.1, whole genome shotgun sequence genomic region:
- the LOC124676117 gene encoding ubiquitin fusion degradation protein 1 homolog: MFYSGYGYRGSNFEQTYRCYPASFFDKPHLEGGDKVIMPPSALDRLASLHIEYPMLFELHNGATDRISHCGVLEFVAEEGMIIMPYWMMQNMLLQEGDIVRVKNATLPKGTYVKLQPHTTDFLDISNPKAILEKTLRNFSCLTTGDSIMVAYNNKQYYIDIVEAKPASAVSIIETDCEVDFAPPLDYKEPEKPQRPIVPASKAPAEDQEAIVEDEPKFKPFTGSGKRLDGKGPKQQAPEVSSSTVAARSAPSDSNKRASQQTAAPSGATTSTRQKTGKLVFGSSASNKKETEAQKEPEPPKKEEPKFNAFTGKSYSLKR; the protein is encoded by the exons ATG TTTTATTCTGGATATGGTTACCGTGGAAGTAATTTTGAGCAAACGTATCGCTGTTACCCAGCATCCTTTTTTGACAAG cCACATCTGGAAGGTGGTGACAAAG TAATAATGCCACCATCTGCTCTAGATCGTCTGG CTTCCCTGCACATTGAGTATCCTATGCTATTTGAGCTGCACAATGGTGCCACTGATAGGATTTCACACTGTGGAGTGTTGGAGTTTGTAGCAGAAGAAGGCATGATCATCATGCCCTACTGG ATGATGCAAAACATGCTTCTTCAAGAGGGTGATATTGTGCGTGTCAAGAATGCTACCCTTCCCAAGGGTACATATGTGAAGCTGCAACCTCACACAACTGATTTTCTGGATATCTCAAATCCCAAAGCCAT CTTAGAGAAAACTCTAAGAAATTTCTCTTGCTTAACGACGGGCGACAGCATCATGGTAGCTTACAATAACAAACAGTATTATATTGATATTGTTGAAGCGAAGCCTGCTTCTGCAGTTAGCATTATTGAGACAGACTGTGAAGTGGACTTTGCACCCCCTCTCGATTATAAGGAACCTGAAAAACCACAGCGACCCATAGTTCCTGCAAGCAAGGCACCTGCTGAAG ATCAAGAAGCTATTGTTGAAGATGaaccaaaattcaaaccatttacTGGTTCTGGAAAGCGTTTGGATGGTAAGGGCCCAAAACAACAAGCACCTGAAGTCTCTTCGTCTACTGTGGCTGCACGTTCTGCACCTTCAGACTCGAACAAAAGGGCAAGTCAGCAAACTGCAGCACCTTCTGGAGCTACCACTTCCACTCGCCAGAAAACAGGAAAGCTTGTTTTTGgttcaagtgcaagcaacaagaaaGAAACAGAAGCACAAAAG GAGCCTGAACctccgaagaaggaagaaccgaAGTTCAACGCATTCACTGGAAAGAGCTACTCCTTGAAGCGCTAG